Proteins from a genomic interval of Sugiyamaella lignohabitans strain CBS 10342 chromosome C, complete sequence:
- the RRD2 gene encoding peptidylprolyl isomerase RRD2 (Peptidyl-prolyl cis/trans-isomerase; also activates the phosphotyrosyl phosphatase activity of protein phosphatase 2A (PP2A); regulates G1 phase progression, the osmoresponse, microtubule dynamics; subunit of the Tap42p-Pph21p-Rrd2p complex; protein abundance increases in response to DNA replication stress; GO_component: GO:0005737 - cytoplasm [Evidence IEA,IEA]; GO_component: GO:0000159 - protein phosphatase type 2A complex [Evidence IDA] [PMID 17550305]; GO_function: GO:0016853 - isomerase activity [Evidence IEA]; GO_function: GO:0003755 - peptidyl-prolyl cis-trans isomerase activity [Evidence IEA,IEA]; GO_function: GO:0003755 - peptidyl-prolyl cis-trans isomerase activity [Evidence IDA] [PMID 16380387]; GO_function: GO:0019211 - phosphatase activator activity [Evidence IEA]; GO_function: GO:0008601 - protein phosphatase type 2A regulator activity [Evidence IGI,ISS] [PMID 10660069]; GO_function: GO:0008601 - protein phosphatase type 2A regulator activity [Evidence IMP] [PMID 12952889]; GO_process: GO:0030472 - mitotic spindle organization in nucleus [Evidence IMP] [PMID 11262194]; GO_process: GO:0043085 - positive regulation of catalytic activity [Evidence IEA]; GO_process: GO:0006457 - protein folding [Evidence IEA]; GO_process: GO:0000413 - protein peptidyl-prolyl isomerization [Evidence IEA,IEA]; GO_process: GO:0006970 - response to osmotic stress [Evidence IGI,IMP] [PMID 10660069]), with amino-acid sequence MTDEKLETTEVVGSEPTNGFRVPVKRILSEKDMDLFKNSITKTELLGFVKDLNHAVTGITNDAEISGVAPERAVSRIVEILEKVTELIDAHPAADQTSRFGKPEFRDLYDDIQRHSSQWIKEIVETDEKYCDGKDGNDSLVQELATYFNESWGNRQRIDYGSGHELNFLCFLYCLKSLQLIVESEYTAVVVKIFVLYLRIMRRIQNTYWLEPAGSHGVWGLDDYHFLPFLFGSSQLSTHKHLRPMSIHDPDIIEMYHKKYMYLGCIKFINDVKTASLRWHSPLIDDISGVKKWSKVNEGMLKMYNAEVLGKLPIMQHFMFGSLLPAPAGVSPESEHSASEDDHGHVHIPNTWADCCGIKVPSAIAASEMDISGGLRRAIPFD; translated from the coding sequence ATGACGGATGAAAAATTGGAAACGACAGAAGTAGTCGGATCCGAACCGACGAACGGGTTTCGAGTGCCAGTCAAGAGGATACTAAGCGAAAAAGATATGGATCTTTTCAAGAATAGTATTACTAAAACTGAGCTCCTAGGATTTGTCAAAGATTTGAACCATGCTGTCACCGGTATTACAAATGATGCTGAAATCAGTGGAGTTGCACCGGAAAGAGCTGTGAGCCGGATTGTTGAGATATTGGAAAAAGTGACTGAATTAATCGATGCCCACCCAGCAGCCGACCAAACCTCTCGTTTTGGCAAGCCTGAATTTAGAGATCTTTATGATGATATTCAGCGACACTCATCTCAATGGATAAAAGAAATTGTGGAAACTGATGAAAAATACTGTGATGGTAAAGATGGAAATGATTCCTTGGTCCAAGAGCTGGCCACATACTTTAATGAATCTTGGGGTAATAGGCAGCGTATTGATTATGGTAGCGGCCATGAGCTCAACTTTTTATGCTTTCTATATTGCTTGAAGTCATTGCAATTAATTGTTGAAAGTGAATACACTGCTGTAGTGGTGAAGATTTTTGTGCTATATTTACGAATAATGAGACGTATCCAAAATACCTACTGGCTAGAGCCAGCTGGCTCACACGGAGTTTGGGGTCTTGATGATTACCATTTCTTACCATTCTTATTTGGTTCAAGTCAGCTCTCTACTCACAAGCACTTACGACCAATGAGTATTCATGATCCTGATATTATTGAAATGTATCATAAAAAGTACATGTACCTAGGGTGCATCAAATTCATCAATGACGTCAAAACTGCTTCCTTAAGATGGCATTCTCCCCTCATTGACGACATTTCGGGTGTTAAAAAGTGGTCTAAAGTGAATGAGGGCATGTTAAAGATGTATAATGCTGAAGTGCTTGGAAAGTTACCAATTATGCAGCACTTTATGTTTGGCAGTCTGCTTCCTGCTCCAGCTGGCGTATCCCCTGAGAGTGAGCACAGTGCGAGTGAGGATGACCATGGTCATGTTCACATTCCTAACACTTGGGCTGACTGTTGCGGTATCAAAGTTCCTAGCGCCATTGCTGCCAGTGAAATGGATATATCTGGTGGTCTTCGTAGGGCTATTCCATTTGACTAG
- the ESA1 gene encoding NuA4 histone acetyltransferase complex catalytic subunit ESA1 (Catalytic subunit of the histone acetyltransferase complex (NuA4); acetylates four conserved internal lysines of histone H4 N-terminal tail and can acetylate histone H2A; required for cell cycle progression and transcriptional silencing at the rDNA locus and regulation of autophagy; GO_component: GO:0035267 - NuA4 histone acetyltransferase complex [Evidence IPI] [PMID 10487762]; GO_component: GO:0035267 - NuA4 histone acetyltransferase complex [Evidence IDA] [PMID 10911987]; GO_component: GO:0035267 - NuA4 histone acetyltransferase complex [Evidence IPI] [PMID 15485911]; GO_component: GO:0032777 - Piccolo NuA4 histone acetyltransferase complex [Evidence IDA] [PMID 12782659]; GO_component: GO:0000790 - nuclear chromatin [Evidence IDA] [PMID 10911987]; GO_component: GO:0005724 - nuclear telomeric heterochromatin [Evidence IDA] [PMID 10911987]; GO_component: GO:0005634 - nucleus [Evidence IEA]; GO_function: GO:0010485 - H4 histone acetyltransferase activity [Evidence IDA] [PMID 12110674]; GO_function: GO:0004402 - histone acetyltransferase activity [Evidence IEA]; GO_function: GO:0004402 - histone acetyltransferase activity [Evidence IMP] [PMID 10487762]; GO_function: GO:0004402 - histone acetyltransferase activity [Evidence IDA] [PMID 17274630]; GO_function: GO:0034212 - peptide N-acetyltransferase activity [Evidence IMP] [PMID 23050233]; GO_function: GO:0016740 - transferase activity [Evidence IEA]; GO_function: GO:0016747 - transferase activity, transferring acyl groups other than amino-acyl groups [Evidence IEA]; GO_process: GO:0006281 - DNA repair [Evidence IMP] [PMID 12353039]; GO_process: GO:0006281 - DNA repair [Evidence IDA] [PMID 16135807]; GO_process: GO:0006354 - DNA-templated transcription, elongation [Evidence IDA,IMP] [PMID 15949446]; GO_process: GO:0016568 - chromatin modification [Evidence IEA]; GO_process: GO:0000183 - chromatin silencing at rDNA [Evidence IGI,IMP] [PMID 16436512]; GO_process: GO:0016573 - histone acetylation [Evidence IDA] [PMID 10082517]; GO_process: GO:0016573 - histone acetylation [Evidence IDA] [PMID 10487762]; GO_process: GO:0018394 - peptidyl-lysine acetylation [Evidence IMP] [PMID 23050233]; GO_process: GO:0016239 - positive regulation of macroautophagy [Evidence IMP] [PMID 22539722]; GO_process: GO:0032968 - positive regulation of transcription elongation from RNA polymerase II promoter [Evidence IGI,IMP] [PMID 19822662]; GO_process: GO:0051726 - regulation of cell cycle [Evidence IMP] [PMID 10082517]; GO_process: GO:0034401 - regulation of transcription by chromatin organization [Evidence IMP] [PMID 11867538]; GO_process: GO:0006357 - regulation of transcription from RNA polymerase II promoter [Evidence IMP] [PMID 11036083]; GO_process: GO:0006355 - regulation of transcription, DNA-templated [Evidence IEA,IEA]; GO_process: GO:0006351 - transcription, DNA-templated [Evidence IEA]) has protein sequence MTDGTPSRTASVSPGPGSGTNGEGTPAPTLPAPTITITSTQQVRVGFKCYVEKNGEKRLAEILSTHVRKGNLEFYVHYEDFNKRLDEWVSESRIDLSQPVTLPRPEKPKKSGSETPKAGPHNKVGKKSTKKTTKAAAAAAAAAARHSGVSTPKNKKIGAGKENEEPVSTPGNADVMDLDDIKVNTQQDPDDFNREEEIEKLRTSGSMTQNAHEVARVRNVSKIIMGENEIEPWYFSPYPIELTEEDQIYICEFSLSYFGSKKQFERFRSKSTLRHPPGNEIYRDENVSFFEIDGRRQRTWCRNLCLLSKLFLDHKTLYYDVDPFLFYCMTKRDEMGHHLVGYFSKEKESAEGYNVACILTLPQYQRHGYGRVLIDFSYNLSKKEGKVGSPEKPLSDLGLLSYRAYWADSIVELLIESGKNDTTIEEISSSTAMTTTDIIHTLQTLGMLKYYKGQHIICLTEAVVEKYDRQKARKRIRIDPSKLLWKPPVFTAAQLRFAW, from the coding sequence ATGACCGACGGGACGCCTAGCCGGACAGCGAGCGTTTCGCCGGGCCCTGGTTCTGGCACTAATGGAGAGGGCACACCAGCTCCCACTTTACCGGCACCAACCATCACTATTACGTCCACACAACAGGTTCGTGTAGGTTTCAAGTGTTATGTTGAGAAGAACGGCGAAAAGAGACTGGCAGAAATCCTCTCAACTCATGTTAGAAAGGGCAACCTGGAGTTTTATGTGCATTATGAAGACTTCAATAAGCGTTTGGATGAGTGGGTGAGCGAGAGCAGAATCGACTTGAGCCAACCGGTGACTTTACCGCGTCCTGAAAAGCCAAAGAAGAGCGGTTCAGAAACGCCAAAGGCCGGGCCACATAACAAGGTTGGAAAGAAGTCCACAAAAAAGACTACTAAagctgcagcagcggcggcagcagctgctgctagacATTCTGGGGTCTCAACTCCTaaaaacaagaagattGGTGCTGGCAAGGAAAATGAAGAACCAGTCTCAACGCCGGGGAATGCTGATGTTATGGATTTGGATGATATCAAAGTCAATACTCAACAGGATCCAGACGACTTTAACCGtgaagaagagattgaaaaaCTTAGAACATCGGGATCTATGACACAGAATGCACATGAAGTCGCTCGTGTTCGTAACGTATCAAAAATTATAATGGGTGAAAATGAGATCGAACCTTGGTATTTCAGTCCTTACCCAATCGAACTGACAGAGGAAGACCAGATATACATTTGTGAATTTTCACTGAGCTATTTTGGATCTAAGAAGCAGTTCGAGAGATTCAGATCCAAAAGTACCTTGAGGCATCCGCCAGGAAACGAAATCTATAGGGACGAAAATGTGTCGTTCTTTGAGATTGATGGTCGCCGTCAGCGTACGTGGTGTAGAAACCTGTGTTTGTTGTCCAAGCTCTTCCTTGACCACAAAACTTTGTACTACGATGTCGACCCATTTCTGTTTTATTGCATGACAAAAAGAGATGAAATGGGCCACCACCTTGTAGGATACTTTtctaaagaaaaagagtctGCTGAAGGTTACAATGTAGCTTGTATTCTGACACTTCCTCAATATCAACGACATGGTTATGGTCGAgtattgattgatttcagCTACAATCTGTCTAAGAAAGAAGGTAAAGTGGGCTCTCCTGAAAAACCTCTCTCTGATTTGGGTCTTCTCAGTTACCGAGCTTACTGGGCTGACTCTATTGTTGAGCTACTTATTGAGTCAGGGAAAAATGACACAACTATTGAAGAGATCTCATCTTCAACGGCCATGACTACTACCGATATCATCCACACCCTTCAAACTCTGGGAATGTTGAAATACTATAAAGGGCAACATATTATTTGCCTGACAGAAGCCGTGGTTGAGAAATATGATCGCCAGAAGGCCCGTAAACGAATCCGTATTGACCCGTCAAAGCTGCTTTGGAAACCGCCTGTATTCACTGCTGCCCAACTACGGTTTGCCTGGTAA
- the NUP85 gene encoding Nup85p (Subunit of the Nup84p subcomplex of the nuclear pore complex (NPC); contributes to nucleocytoplasmic transport and NPC biogenesis and is involved in establishment of a normal nucleocytoplasmic concentration gradient of the GTPase Gsp1p; also plays roles in several processes that may require localization of genes or chromosomes at the nuclear periphery, including double-strand break repair, transcription and chromatin silencing; homologous to human NUP85 aka NUP75; GO_component: GO:0016021 - integral component of membrane [Evidence ISM] [PMID 12192589]; GO_component: GO:0016020 - membrane [Evidence IEA]; GO_component: GO:0031965 - nuclear membrane [Evidence IEA]; GO_component: GO:0005643 - nuclear pore [Evidence IEA,IEA]; GO_component: GO:0005643 - nuclear pore [Evidence IDA] [PMID 10684247]; GO_component: GO:0031080 - nuclear pore outer ring [Evidence IDA] [PMID 11823431]; GO_component: GO:0031080 - nuclear pore outer ring [Evidence IDA] [PMID 18046406]; GO_component: GO:0005634 - nucleus [Evidence IEA]; GO_function: GO:0017056 - structural constituent of nuclear pore [Evidence IMP] [PMID 22331846]; GO_process: GO:0006406 - mRNA export from nucleus [Evidence IMP] [PMID 8565072]; GO_process: GO:0006406 - mRNA export from nucleus [Evidence IMP] [PMID 8816998]; GO_process: GO:0051028 - mRNA transport [Evidence IEA]; GO_process: GO:0031081 - nuclear pore distribution [Evidence IMP] [PMID 8565072]; GO_process: GO:0031081 - nuclear pore distribution [Evidence IMP] [PMID 8816998]; GO_process: GO:0045893 - positive regulation of transcription, DNA-templated [Evidence IDA] [PMID 15817685]; GO_process: GO:0006606 - protein import into nucleus [Evidence IMP] [PMID 12730220]; GO_process: GO:0015031 - protein transport [Evidence IEA]; GO_process: GO:0000055 - ribosomal large subunit export from nucleus [Evidence IMP] [PMID 11071906]; GO_process: GO:0006810 - transport [Evidence IEA]) — protein sequence MDYNRLFQNKDRDAGDQESSSEPKPFSFNLGGDSTTGNALQNKPSGVGFNGLFSKQPENSYIDAQPLETNKLPDIGMVEHSIFGASATGAPPSFGAQSTETKSLFSNSSSSGSSQPPLFGGFGRSNNDQVSREQSSVVTNSSTQGNSIFGISTNNNNSSSSQTPSLFNKNTGPTFTSTSLFGSGSHEASVGSSGFNIQKPLSFSATSSATSESTQAPKSEKTEDLSSTLAGKNEGFKFGSGEKSGNSWSFSSTKANETTAGQKNDSRIGTGNTNIFNSISTGTNDSIFGQNSTAITNTGSVALPAFNLKGSASQSASDNISSQTARPSLFASSNSNEESRFGATDSGAPLAVPSIGLDLLSQVTSLDTNYPGRDTIESIDSGFLDYEPNMDSNNLETSQPSVSEFSTAPEFTLEDAPIQNGGLEHWHNMNRTLKFTISTVGNGGVAWIDRRNRDKQSIQNEPTGDIIQEEKKLFSANIPSQIPNSPGYIQFVKDCYNIVKECQDEIESDSSGPVNVVCKHYFNLLYNRILESLNYVEDDTQMMDVSFIVYCFLVVYFEANVKSESEPFAKAFSKWANTVDEGSSPEDAAEIMRMSPPTKHPLYWDFVHDRASRGLLEVCASTLQEANSKEMAADVRESIHYATQLLRSYPNEEGSEYKFHQWKRQCNIAHGHAQDIADPALRIQLVRLFDILRGHKATILEQNSNSWFVALSALVMFNDPSRSRLKEYFDIVQAEIPIDSLLKWESGCAAVISGDILVAIQKLESLDSCVATAVAQLCQMRGLLDDYGIVRINNEPSVRDWLVLSHGQNCITSEIPELEKIGINILVDLDIPQSRATLAEYLPRYVAHDVEELEWVLSTANELGLHDTERQIHRIAARNYAFNGCFLEAFFELDKAKDASALQALSWQLFEDSLVFNEPAAEDLTIQAVLPNSGVELSPLVHEIMAPFAVLNEAFELLRSEKYIQAGGRILALLRFPYLPGRFVAPLLSMIISLLSHNKQPRSFTSTDLVLVMDTLDMWEKQATNTKDHVDTSGYKEGLAIIERAVHTAKTEETLPLKNNDWRALLLSIPVEKIPDFIISTGRIVLAREVSRAYLSGL from the coding sequence ATGGATTATAACCGACTCTTTCAGAATAAGGATAGAGATGCTGGTGATCAggaatcttcttctgagcCAAAACCGTTCTCTTTCAATTTGGGCGGTGACAGTACTACCGGCAATGCTCTCCAGAACAAACCATCTGGTGTTGGATTTAATggtttattttcaaaacaGCCAGAAAACTCATATATTGACGCGCAACCACtagaaacaaacaaattaCCTGATATCGGTATGGTGGAACATTCTATATTTGGTGCATCGGCAACCGGAGCCCCGCCTTCCTTTGGTGCTCAGAGTACTGAGACCAAGTCCTTATTCAGTAATTCAAGCAGTAGCGGGAGCTCTCAACCGCCTTTATTTGGTGGCTTCGGTAGATCTAATAATGACCAAGTTTCTCGAGAGCAATCCTCTGTTGTCACCAATAGCAGCACTCAGGGCAATTCCATATTTGGAATTTCAAcgaataataataactcttcatcttcgcAGACACCCAGCttatttaataaaaatactGGGCCAACTTTTACCTCAACCTCTTTGTTTGGAAGTGGGAGCCACGAGGCAAGTGTCGGATCCTCAGGGTTTAATATTCAGAAACCCTTATCATTTTCAGCTACGAGTTCTGCAACGTCGGAATCTACTCAGGCACCTAAAAGCGAGAAGACGGAGGATTTGTCTAGTACACTAGCGGGTAAAAATGAAGGTTTTAAATTCGGTTCTGGTGAGAAATCTGGTAATTCTTGGTCCTTTTCTAGCACTAAGGCAAATGAGACTACAGCTGGTCAGAAAAATGATAGTCGAATTGGCACCGGCAATACCAACATTTTTAACTCTATTTCAACAGGCACGAACGATTCCATATTTGGACAAAACTCGACTGCAATAACTAACACTGGAAGTGTCGCTCTTCCTGCCTTTAATTTAAAGGGCTCTGCGTCGCAATCGGCAAGTGACAATATTTCTAGTCAGACAGCACGCCCTTCTTTATTCGCTAGTTCGAATAGCAATGAAGAAAGCAGATTTGGGGCAACAGACTCAGGTGCACCCTTAGCTGTGCCTTCGATTGGTCTTGATCTTTTAAGTCAAGTAACTTCGTTAGATACAAATTACCCAGGTAGAGATACAATAGAATCTATCGATTCTGGCTTTTTAGACTACGAGCCTAATATGGATTCTAACAACTTGGAGACATCACAGCCTAGTGTATCAGAATTTTCAACGGCACCTGAGTTCACTTTAGAAGATGCTCCTATTCAAAATGGAGGATTGGAACATTGGCACAATATGAATAGAACATTGAAGTTTACAATTAGTACTGTTGGCAATGGGGGTGTCGCTTGGATTGACCGTCGCAATAGGGATAAACAGAGTATTCAGAATGAGCCAACTGGAGATATAATACAGgaggaaaaaaaactgtTCAGTGCTAATATTCCTTCGCAGATTCCAAATTCTCCGGGATACATTCAGTTTGTTAAAGACTGTTACAATATTGTGAAGGAATGTCAAGATGAGATCGAATCAGATAGTAGTGGCCCGGTTAATGTCGTTTGCAAACATTATTTCAACCTTCTTTACAATAGAATCCTGGAGTCACTCAATTATGTAGAAGATGATACGCAGATGATGGATGTGTCGTTcattgtttattgtttcTTGGTGGTTTATTTCGAAGCAAACGTGAAGAGCGAATCAGAGCCCTTTGCCAAGGCATTCTCAAAGTGGGCTAATACAGTAGATGAGGGATCCTCACCCGAAGATGCAGCTGAAATAATGAGAATGTCTCCACCTACAAAGCATCCCTTGTACTGGGACTTTGTGCATGACAGAGCCAGCCGTGGACTACTTGAAGTTTGTGCTAGTACCTTGCAAGAAGcaaattcaaaagaaaTGGCAGCCGATGTCCGTGAGTCCATCCACTATGCCACCCAATTGCTTCGTTCGTATCCAAATGAAGAAGGCTCTGAGTATAAGTTTCACCAGTGGAAAAGACAATGTAATATTGCCCACGGCCATGCGCAGGACATAGCAGATCCAGCATTGCGCATCCAATTAGTCCGGCTCTTCGACATTCTCAGAGGACATAAGGCAACAATTCTGGAGCAGAACTCCAATAGTTGGTTCGTAGCTCTTTCAGCTTTGGTTATGTTTAATGATCCATCAAGGAGCCGCCTGAAGGAGTATTTTGACATTGTACAGGCGGAGATTCCTATCGATAGTCTATTAAAATGGGAAAGCGGTTGTGCGGCGGTTATTTCAGGAGATATTCTGGTTGCTATTCAAAAACTGGAATCACTTGATAGTTGTGTAGCGACAGCTGTTGCCCAGCTGTGCCAAATGCGAGGATTACTAGATGATTATGGTATTGTTCGGATCAATAATGAGCCCTCAGTTCGGGACTGGCTAGTTTTGAGTCACGGCCAGAATTGCATTACTAGCGAGATACCTGAGTTGGAAAAGATTGGTATTAACATATTGGTAGATTTGGATATTCCTCAATCTCGGGCTACTCTTGCCGAGTATCTTCCAAGATACGTAGCACATGACGTAGAAGAGCTAGAGTGGGTACTTTCTACTGCTAATGAGTTAGGATTACACGATACGGAGCGCCAAATCCACCGCATAGCTGCCCGTAACTACGCTTTTAATGGATGCTTCCTTGAGGCTTTCTTTGAGCTCGATAAGGCTAAAGATGCATCAGCCCTCCAAGCTCTGAGTTGGCAACTTTTCGAAGACTCATTAGTTTTCAACGAGCCAGCTGCCGAAGATCTTACTATACAGGCAGTTCTGCCAAATAGCGGAGTCGAACTGTCTCCCCTAGTTCATGAGATCATGGCACCATTTGCAGTTCTTAATGAAGCATTTGAGCTCCTTcgaagtgaaaaatatatacaagCTGGTGGCCGGATTCTTGCTCTATTACGATTTCCATATCTCCCTGGCCGGTTTGTTGCACCACTTCTTTCGATGATCATTTCTCTTCTGTCTCACAATAAACAGCCCCGAAGTTTCACCAGTACTGATCTTGTTCTGGTAATGGATACGTTGGATATGTGGGAAAAACAAGCTACAAATACCAAGGATCATGTTGATACGAGTGGTTATAAAGAGGGTTTGGCCATTATTGAAAGGGCTGTTCACACGGCTAAGACTGAAGAGACCTTACCATTGAAGAATAATGATTGGCgggctcttcttctttccattCCTGTTGAAAAAATTCCAGACTTTATTATCAGTACTGGTAGAATAGTGCTTGCACGTGAAGTATCTCGTGCTTATTTATCAGGACTCTAG